Proteins from a single region of Helicoverpa armigera isolate CAAS_96S chromosome 21, ASM3070526v1, whole genome shotgun sequence:
- the LOC110380909 gene encoding C-terminal-binding protein isoform X1, whose product MDKRKMLPKRARMDSMRGPIANGPLQSRPLVALLDGRDCTVEMPILKDVATVAFCDAQSTSEIHEKVLNEAVGALMWHTIILTKEDLEKFKALRIIVRIGSGVDNIDVKAAGELGIAVCNVPGYGVEEVADTTMCLILNLYRRTYWLANMVREGKKFTGPEQVREAATGCARIRGDTLGIVGLGRIGSAVALRAKAFGFNVIFYDPYLPDGIEKSLGLTRVYTLQDLLFQSDCVSLHCSLNEHNHHLINEFTIKQMRPGAFLVNTARGGLVDDEGLAAALKQGRIRAAALDVHENEPFNVFQGPLKDAPNVLCTPHAAFYSDASAQELREMAASEIRRAIVGRIPDCLRNCVNKDYFLGGGALPGVLGGAGLAAPAAGAGYADGMNGGYYTAQAAHSTTVHEPAPAPAPLHAPHPPLAPHTPQPPISLVSAVPINTSDPANHQLNKQESSDVH is encoded by the exons ATGGACAAACGCAAGATGCTGCCAAAGAGAGCGCGTATGGATAGCATGCGGGGTCCCATCGCCAACGGACCCTTGCAGTCAAG GCCCCTAGTGGCGTTATTAGACGGACGCGACTGTACAGTCGAGATGCCGATACTAAAAGACGTGGCGACAGTCGCGTTCTGCGACGCACAGTCAACCTCGGAGATACACGAGAAGGTGCTCAACGAGGCTGTGGGTGCCCTCATGTGGCACACCATCATACTGACCAAGGAGGACCTGGAGAAGTTCAAGGCGTTACGGATCATCGTCCGTATTGGGTCCGGAGTTGATAATATTGATGTTAAAGCGGCTGGGGAATTAG GCATAGCGGTATGTAATGTGCCGGGCTACGGCGTGGAGGAGGTAGCGGACACGACCATGTGTCTCATACTCAACCTGTACCGGCGGACGTACTGGCTCGCCAACATGGTGCGGGAAGGGAAAAAATTCACAG GTCCGGAGCAAGTCCGCGAGGCGGCGACGGGCTGCGCGCGCATCCGCGGCGACACGCTGGGCATCGTGGGGCTCGGCCGCATCGGCTCGGCCGTGGCGCTGCGGGCCAAGGCCTTCGGCTTCAACGTCATCTTCTACGACCCCTACCTGCCCGACGGCATCGAGAAGTCGCTCGGCCTCACCAGGGTCTATACGCTTCAG GACCTATTATTCCAGAGTGATTGTGTATCATTGCACTGCAGCTTAAACGAACACAATCACCATCTCATCAACGAGTTCACTATCAAACAGATGCGCCCAG GCGCGTTCCTGGTGAACACGGCGCGCGGCGGGCTGGTGGACGACGAGGGGCTGGCGGCCGCGCTCAAGCAGGGCCGCATCCGCGCCGCCGCGCTCGACGTGCACGAGAACGAGCCCTTCAACGTGTTCCAG GGTCCGCTGAAGGACGCGCCGAACGTGCTGTGTACGCCGCACGCGGCGTTCTACTCCGACGCGTCCGCGCAGGAGCTGCGCGAGATGGCCGCGTCCGAGATACGACGCGCCATCGTCGGCCGCATCCCCGACTGTCTGCGCAACTGTGTCAACAAG GACTACTTCctgggcggcggcgcgctgcCCGGCGTGCTGGGCGGCGCGGGGCtggcggcgccggcggcgggcgcgggctaCGCGGACGGCATGAACGGCGGCTACTACACGGCGCAGGCGGCGCACTCCACCACCGTGCAcgagcccgcgcccgcgcccgcgccgctgcaCGCGCCGCACCCGCCGCTCGCGCCGCACACGCCGCAGCCGCCCATCTCCCTGGTCAGTGCCGTG CCAATCAACACGTCGGACCCGGCCAACCACCAGTTGAACAAGCAGGAGAGCTCCGACGTCCACTAG
- the LOC110380909 gene encoding C-terminal-binding protein isoform X2 codes for MDKRKMLPKRARMDSMRGPIANGPLQSRPLVALLDGRDCTVEMPILKDVATVAFCDAQSTSEIHEKVLNEAVGALMWHTIILTKEDLEKFKALRIIVRIGSGVDNIDVKAAGELGIAVCNVPGYGVEEVADTTMCLILNLYRRTYWLANMVREGKKFTGPEQVREAATGCARIRGDTLGIVGLGRIGSAVALRAKAFGFNVIFYDPYLPDGIEKSLGLTRVYTLQDLLFQSDCVSLHCSLNEHNHHLINEFTIKQMRPGAFLVNTARGGLVDDEGLAAALKQGRIRAAALDVHENEPFNVFQGPLKDAPNVLCTPHAAFYSDASAQELREMAASEIRRAIVGRIPDCLRNCVNKDYFLGGGALPGVLGGAGLAAPAAGAGYADGMNGGYYTAQAAHSTTVHEPAPAPAPLHAPHPPLAPHTPQPPISLPINTSDPANHQLNKQESSDVH; via the exons ATGGACAAACGCAAGATGCTGCCAAAGAGAGCGCGTATGGATAGCATGCGGGGTCCCATCGCCAACGGACCCTTGCAGTCAAG GCCCCTAGTGGCGTTATTAGACGGACGCGACTGTACAGTCGAGATGCCGATACTAAAAGACGTGGCGACAGTCGCGTTCTGCGACGCACAGTCAACCTCGGAGATACACGAGAAGGTGCTCAACGAGGCTGTGGGTGCCCTCATGTGGCACACCATCATACTGACCAAGGAGGACCTGGAGAAGTTCAAGGCGTTACGGATCATCGTCCGTATTGGGTCCGGAGTTGATAATATTGATGTTAAAGCGGCTGGGGAATTAG GCATAGCGGTATGTAATGTGCCGGGCTACGGCGTGGAGGAGGTAGCGGACACGACCATGTGTCTCATACTCAACCTGTACCGGCGGACGTACTGGCTCGCCAACATGGTGCGGGAAGGGAAAAAATTCACAG GTCCGGAGCAAGTCCGCGAGGCGGCGACGGGCTGCGCGCGCATCCGCGGCGACACGCTGGGCATCGTGGGGCTCGGCCGCATCGGCTCGGCCGTGGCGCTGCGGGCCAAGGCCTTCGGCTTCAACGTCATCTTCTACGACCCCTACCTGCCCGACGGCATCGAGAAGTCGCTCGGCCTCACCAGGGTCTATACGCTTCAG GACCTATTATTCCAGAGTGATTGTGTATCATTGCACTGCAGCTTAAACGAACACAATCACCATCTCATCAACGAGTTCACTATCAAACAGATGCGCCCAG GCGCGTTCCTGGTGAACACGGCGCGCGGCGGGCTGGTGGACGACGAGGGGCTGGCGGCCGCGCTCAAGCAGGGCCGCATCCGCGCCGCCGCGCTCGACGTGCACGAGAACGAGCCCTTCAACGTGTTCCAG GGTCCGCTGAAGGACGCGCCGAACGTGCTGTGTACGCCGCACGCGGCGTTCTACTCCGACGCGTCCGCGCAGGAGCTGCGCGAGATGGCCGCGTCCGAGATACGACGCGCCATCGTCGGCCGCATCCCCGACTGTCTGCGCAACTGTGTCAACAAG GACTACTTCctgggcggcggcgcgctgcCCGGCGTGCTGGGCGGCGCGGGGCtggcggcgccggcggcgggcgcgggctaCGCGGACGGCATGAACGGCGGCTACTACACGGCGCAGGCGGCGCACTCCACCACCGTGCAcgagcccgcgcccgcgcccgcgccgctgcaCGCGCCGCACCCGCCGCTCGCGCCGCACACGCCGCAGCCGCCCATCTCCCTG CCAATCAACACGTCGGACCCGGCCAACCACCAGTTGAACAAGCAGGAGAGCTCCGACGTCCACTAG